CATTCCTTGACTGTAGTGTGATGGTATTCACCTGACAGTTGGCCATTTTCAGTTGGTGGCCATACTGCCCTTGAATGGTAAAAGATGAAGTTGCTCAGACTAAATCTTTCCATCAAGGAGAACAGTATGACCACCGCCGAGAAAGTATCACGAAGAAAGCTCAGTTTGCTAGAGTTGGCCGCCGATCTTTCGAATGTCAGCAAAGCCTGCAAGCTCATGGGTTATTCGCGGCAGCAGTTCTATGAAATCCGTCGAAACTATCAGACCTACGGTTCAGCCGGTCTGGTTGATCGGATGCCCGGAGCCAGAGGCCCGCATCCTAACCGAGTCGATGAATCTGTAGAGCAGGAGATTCTTGAACACTGCCTGGCTCATCCCGGTCATGGCCCGCTACGTGTTGCCAACGAGTTAGCTCTTAAAGGTACCCAGGTTAGCTCAGGAGGCGTTCGCGGAGTCTGGAGCAGGCACAACCTGCTGACCAAACAGGAACGGATGCTGCGACTTGAAAAGAGCGTCCGGGAACAAGCATTCGAACTGTCCGACGAGCAGATCAGGGCCTTGGAACGGTTCAGCCCTGAGTTCAGGGAGCGTCACATCGAAACCAGCCACACCGGCGATCTCGTAGCAGTGGACACCTTCTTTGTCGGCACTCTGAAAGGCGTCGGCAAAGTCTACCTGCAATCGGTCATTGATTGCTACTCACGCTACGCCTGGGGCAAGCTCTACACCAATAAGCTGCCGGTCACTGCTGTGCATGTGCTTAATGAAGACGTACTGCCGTTCTTTGAAGAACATGACGCCCGGATCAGCACCATCCTCTCGGATAATGGCAGGGAGTTCTGCGGCAGGCCGGACAATCATCCCTACGAGCTGTTCCTACAGCTTGAAGAGATCGAGCACCGCACCACCAAGGTCAGACGTCCGCAGAGCAATGGCTTTGTCGAACGGCTGCACAGAACCTTGCTTGACGAACACTTCCGGGTAATGGGCCGCACCAAGTGGTACGAGTCGTTGGACGAGATGCAGACCGATCTGGACACCTATCTCAAGACTTACAACTACGACCGCCCACACCAAGGCAGAAACATGCTTGGCAGGACGCCATACACGGTTTTCATAGACGGCTTGCCAAAGAACGACGATTCAGATACTGAGGACTACAAACTGGCAGCGTAAATCACGACCCATTCAAGGGCACTGTCAGGTGAATACTATCTCTGTACATATTGGAGACACCCGTGACGCAGTCTCATGACGGTGGTTACAGTCTGCACCGAATTAGCTTATTCCCCTCACTTCCATCGAAATAATATGTGTACCATGCTATTACAAGCTAGTTTATCGTCTGCAGCATCTATTGAAATTATGACTATGAAAGGTTCTAAGTATGAAGAAAACACCTGTTATCTGTGCTTCTTTTCTTTTGGCTTGTTTTTTGATCAATACTGATGCTGAAGCAAAGCGTATACCCACGGGAAACACCTATGATGTTGTTGTCCGCTGTGACGGCCCCAATCAGAAAGACCAGTATGTACAAGTCAGGGCAGTAACACAGCCCGAAGCCGAGCAAATGGCCAAGCATAAGGCATATTTGGCGCGATACTTCGACTCCAGCTGCAAAAATCCGAAAATTAAAAAAATCAAAAAACTCTGAGGTGGACTGGTTTTGCGAGACAAGATGGTCTGGCTGAGACCTGATGAGATTCAGGCCTAATCCTTTACAATTTTTATTACTTTCAGATGCTGTTGCATAACTCTTTTACTCTGCCCGGTACTGTACCCATACACTACCGGGTTTTCTTTTTCCGGGGCTTGATGAAAACTCCCTACCGAAGTATTCTCTCTTTCAAAGCATGTCCCATACGTTTTACCCGTCGTAGCGGGCTGATGCCTATGGTTCGAGATGATCTGTTGAACTCCACTCTTGCCCCGTTTGTCAATTCCGTGGCAGAGTTCGCCCACTGGCGGCACTGCGCGGGAAGATAATCACCGAGGCAGGCTTTTCGCAGAAGGAGAGCACACATGAGAAAAAAACTGATATGCACGATCCTGGCTATGTATTTTTCGACCTGTCCCGCACACGCTGCCGAAAAAGTTGTGTCGTGTGAGGTTTACTCGAACAATCAGCCTGCTTACACAGGCACCTGTCTGTTCATTCCCGAGGCCGGCGGTTCCTTTGTCCTGTCCCATACAGTCAAGGGGAAACCACTGGTAGGCGAAGTAACCGATATCTCTGTGACGATCGTCGAAAAGGGTGTTGCGGAGGTCCGCGGGCTTACAAAGCGTGGTAATAATTCCAGGTGGGGTGAGGCCAAACGATCACAAAACAATAAGGCATGCTGGGAAGGAGCTGACTTCAAAGTATGCGCACGTTGATCCGCCGGCATCCGGCAGACGCGCAGAGTCGCAGACCTTGGCCGGACTGTGCCGGCGTCGTACGACTCTGGGCGTCCTCAGGGGCCTGAATGCATAGTCAATGTCGAACAAGCAGGTGAATGATATTCGTGGGCCACTCAAGCGACGGTTCCCTGACAAGAATGTGATACACGATTGCGCACACAATGAACGCAATAACAGTGTAAAGAGCTATTTTGGAATTTTTCACGGGTACTTCAAATTCATACGGCTCGCCCTGAGTTTGCATGGTATATTCCTCCATAACACCACCCAAAACATCGAACACTCCGCATACCACACGCTTTACCCGAACCTGACCCTCGCCGGCTCCTCCTTCCCACGGTCCCCTGTGTTAGAAATTTTACCATAATGCGGGATGTGTGCAATCAGCACGAACGTCAATGCAATTAATCGGCTGGAATTACGGCTGTTCAACCCTGCAAAAATATTATAAGGTCTTCTTTGTCGCCATAACGGCACAACGCTTCGACGACACCACGCTCGTCGAACAAACATTACCGGTGCTTTTGGAAATGCTATGACACCTGACACATCCGCCGTACTACACCATGCACACCTGGAAGCCATTTTTCATCCTATCGCCACCGGCGTAATCTGGTTCAACCGGCAGGGCGCCATTACGTCTTTCAACCGCGCCACCCTTGACATTTTCGGCTATGATGCCGAAGAGTTGGCGAAAATGAACGTAGCAGCACTGCTTTCCATGGGAGATCCGGCGGAGCCGGAGGCTTCCTTCGACAGCCTGATCTCCTTTGACGACGGTATGAGCAGCCACCGGGTGCGGGATCTGGTCGGCCGACGCAAGGATGGCGGCATCTATCACCTGGACCTGCTGGTCAGCGAGTTCCGGTTGGGCGACACCAGCCTCTTCATGGGGATCATGCACGACACCTCCGAACTGAAGATGTCGGAACGGGAGCTGGGGCTGGCCTCAAAAGTGTTTGAGAATATGAGCGAGGCCGTAGTGGTGACGGATGCGGACAACAACTATCTTTCGGTCAATCCGGCCTTCAGCAGGATCACCGGCTATACCCAGGAGGAGGTGATCGGAAAGAACCCGCGGATCATGTCATCGGGGCGACACGACGCGGAGTTTTACCGACAGATGTGGGAGGCGATCCGTACCAACGGCTACTGGCAGGGAGAGATCTGGAACCGGCGCAAGAACAGCGAAATTTACCCGAAGTGGCTCAGTATCGTTGCGGTCAGGGACGCCGGCGACCAGGTGCAGAACTACATTGCCGTTTCATCGGATATCTCCGAACGCAAGGCCGCAGACGAGCGGATCCACTTCATGGCCCACTACGACGCACTGACCGGCCTTCCCAACCGGATACTGCTGCATGACCGGCTGCTCCAGGCCATCCTCTACGCCAAGCGGCAGCAGACCAAGGTGGCGATTCTTTTCCTCGACCTGGACCGCTTCAAAACCATCAATGACACCCTGGGGCACAGCGTCGGCGACCTGCTGCTGCAGGCGGTGGCGGAGCGCCTGAAAACCTGCGTGCGCAACAGTGATACCATTGCCCGCCTGGGGGGTGACGAGTTCATTGTGGTCATTCCCGATCTGCGCGACGCCGATCACGCCGGCAAGATCGCCCAGAAAATCCTGAATTCCATTGCCGCCCACTTCATGATCAGGGATATGGAACTGCATACCACGGCCAGTATCGGTATCAGCCTCTTCCCTGAGGATGGCACCGCCAACGAGGAACTGATCTCGAACGCGGATGTTGCCATGTACCGGGCCAAGGATAACGGGAAGAACAATTATCAGTTCTTCACCCCGGTGATGAATACCAGTTCCTACGAACGACTGACCATTGAAAACAAATTACGCCGGGCACTTGAGCGCGAAGAGTTCATCCTCTACTACCAGCCGCAGGTCAACGTGGTCACCGGACGGATCATCGGTGCGGAGGCGCTGGTACGCTGGCAGAACCCGGAAATCGGTTTGGTGCCGCCGGATATGTTCATCTCGCTGGCTGAAGAGAACGGCATGATCGTGCCAATTGGAGAATGGGTGCTGCGGGAGGCCTGCCGCCAGAACAGCCTCTGGCAGCGGCAGGGGGGAACGCCGATTTCGGTTGCGGTCAACCTGTCGGCCATGCAGTTCCACCAGAAAAACCTGACAACCCTGGTGGCCCGGGTTCTGGAAGAAACCGAACTGCAGCCCTGCTGGCTTGAGCTGGAGATTACCGAAACCGGCATCATGAAAAATGCAGAAGCAATCACGACGCTTAACGCGCTGAAGCAGATGGGGATCAAGCTTTCCATCGACGACTTCGGCACCGGCTACTCAAGTCTGAGCCACCTGAAGAAATTTCCTCTGGACAAGCTGAAAATCGACAAGTCTTTTGTCCATGACGTTACCACCAACCAGGATGACACCGCCATCGTCAGTGCCATCATCGGCATGGCCAGAAGCCTGAATCTGCAGGTGATTGCGGAAGGGGTGGAAACCAGGGAGCAGCGAGACTTTCTCGCTGCCAACGGCTGTTGTGAAATGCAGGGGTACCTTTTCAGCAAGCCGGTGCCGGCCCGGGAATTCGAGCATTTTGTAACGACGGGGGAGTATCGTCACCCCTGAAACAAACTGCTCTGCCGTCGGGAGAGCGGTGATGGTCGTCGCGCAGCTGCTATCTCCTGCTAGCGATCCGGCTTATTGAACCAGAGGATGAAGACGCAAAAGGGGAAAACCGCCGAGGCGCACCCCCACAGCAGCATGTTCTTGCCGCGGTTTCTGGCGAGGAGCGCCCCCAACACTCCGGGTATCCCGAAAAACAACGCCAGGAAGAAATATTCGGAAGCTCCCATGATTTCCGCCTTTCCGTCCGCCGGGTGGCGGCACTGCTGATGGTGTCAGCCATTACCTAGCCCAGATGGGATGATTAATCAACCCCTAACCATCGTATGTTCCCGGATCGGAGATGCCCCATGATCCCCTCTGCTGCCAGCCCTCTCGATCGTACCCTTGCGGCCATCTGCGAGCGTTGCCCGGTCTGCCGGCAGGCGCGGCGCAGCCAGGCCGGCATCGCTTTCACCCTGGTGAAGCGGATTGAGACCTCACTCTGCCCGTTTTGCCGGGCCTATGAGCGGGTCCACGGCATAAAGGCCCACGAGCGACTCCCGTCAGCCCCCCCTGAACGATCATAACGTTGCCACCAACTGGTGGCTGCCATCCTGGGAACGCAGGGTCATACGCTCATCATCGATGGCGACCACCCGGTACCCCGGTATCGGCATATCCCCTACCCGCACCGTGATGATCTCCTCACCCCTGGCCAGAAAGACGATTCTGATACCCTTCCTGGTGTAAGCGCCGAGGACCGTGAAAGCGTCCAGTTGTTGCCGGGCCAGTTCCTGCGGTGTGGGGGGCGGTGGCGATGCCGGAGTTGCCGGCCCGCTTCGCGACGTCGGCGCAGCGGCGCTGCCGCGCGGTGCGGCAGTGCCCCGGTCCCCCGCCAGGGGTCTGAAAATGTTCCTGTGCACACGGACTGCGCTGCTTGACGACACCTGCAGACCATCGCGCAGCACTCCCCCACCCCGCCCGGCAGTTGCCGTCTGACCGGACAGGGAGGAGAATGGTCGATACGTGAGACGGTCGATACGTTTCTGGCGGGGCATGCGCAGCCAGGCGCTGATGATGGTCACGATCAGAAGCGGTAGCAGCACGGCCAGAATCAGGCGGGTGCGGTTCATGGCGGCACCTCCGGACGCAGGTGGAGTACCATCCGGACCTCCAGCGAAAGACGCTCCGTTCGCGGATCGGGATTGACCAGGCTGGCCGTCTCCACGTAGGCCAGGGCATTCAGGTTCTGTAACTCAGCCAGGACCGGCTTTACCGCCTCGTAGCTGCCGGTGATGCCAACGGACAGCGCATAACCGGCCATTCCTTCAATGGCCGGGGGAAGCGGACGGTAGGTCAGCGTGCTGACCGTTGCCCCGTGCACTGCCGCAACGTCGGTCACGTGCCCGAGTACCCGCGGAAACTCGTTGCGGGTCGGAATCGTGGCCAACAGACTGTCCAGGCGCTGCCGGGCGCGCTGCTGACGATCCGCTCCGTCCCCCCGTCCAAGTTCATGGAGCTGCCGGCGCTTTTCCGACCAGCGTTCCTGTACCTGCTCGCGCTGCTGACGCTGCGGTCCCAGCAGGTATCCCCAGACCGCCACGGACACGCTGCCGAGCAGCAGCAGCCACAGCAGCATGCGACGGTACTCGCGGACCAGCGTTACCAGCCGGGAGGCGCTCATGGCGACACCAGCCTGACGGACACGTTAAACTGCACCAGCCCCGTCTGTTCCGCCGGCGCCGCTGCACTGTGGCCCACCAGCATCGGCTCGGCGAGCAGCGTTGCTCCGGAAAGGCTCTCTAAAAGCCGCTGCAGATCGCCGAATCCCCCGGCACGCCCCTGCAGGGAAAGCCGCTTCCCCTCATTGTCCGGCATCAGGGCGGTCAGGGCGACCCGCTCCGGCACCAACCGTTCCAGCTCATCAAGGCGCCTGACCCACACTTGCCCATGGTGGCGGTCCACGAGCGCATTGATCGCTTCCACCCGCCGCCGCTGGCGCAGCAGCTCCGCCTCCGGCAGTGCCGCGCGCGCAGCCGCCAGTTGACGGTCAAGGGCATCAGTTTCCTCCCGCAGCCGTCGCAGTTCATCGCTGCCGGCAACCAGCATGACGACACCGGCAACGGTCAGCAGCAGCAAAGACACCATGGCGGTTGCCAGAGCTGCGGCACAGAAGCGGCGATCGTACCAGGGACCGGTACGCAGGTTCAGATCGATCCGGATCATAGCGCCCCCACTGCCGCCGCAATGGCGCCATTCATCCGTTCCCGGGGCAGCCCGACCACCGGAACGCCGGGGGAGCGCCGGTACAGGTCGGAGGAATCCAGCCGTATCGGCTGCTGCTCACAGAGTGCCGCCACCTCCGTCAACCAGCCCGGCTCGGAAGCATTGGCGTCAGTAACGACATAGAGCCTGGCCGTGCGTTGCCCCGGCCACTGTCGACGATACGCCTCCCACGAGCCGTGCAACTCCCGCTCCGGTGTCCCCCCGCCCCGGTCGGCCGGCAGAAATCTGCTGCGCCAGAACACCGGAATACCGTTGTGGAGCATAATCACCGTCAGGGTCTCGCCATGCCAGAGCACAAGAGTGGTGGCCCCTTCCGGCTCGATATGCGACGCAAAGGCGCGGATCAGGCTGAGCTGGTGCAGTTCAACCCGCACCGGCAGAAACCCGGCTTCACGCGCGAGGTGCTCGTACTGCTCCACTACCCGGCGGACCGCAAAGGCCACCAGCAGCCGGACCGCACCCCCCTCCTTCCGCTGCAGCACCTGAAAATCCAGATGCAGTTCGGGAGGATCGCCGGGAAGATTCTTCCGCAGTCGCCAGAGAATCATCTCCACCGCCTCGTCCCGGTCCTTCCAGGTTTCGTCGAAATCCAGCAGCAGTATCCGGCCGCCGGCGTCCGGCAACGAGAGGACGGTACGACCGGCGGAGGTGGGCAATGAACGGCGTACCGTCGCCAGGCACTGCACGAAGGCAGACGGATCGCTCAGGTGGGGCTCGTTCCAGGAGAGTTGCAGGCTCCCCGGGGGGAGCGGGGCGAACGCCGCCCGATCCAGCAACGGCAGCCCCCTGCCCCGCCGCAGCACCGCAGCTCCCGCACCATCCCGGCCGATGGACAGCCCGGTTATCCTGCCTGAAAACAGTGAAAGCGCCATGAGCTACTCCACAAAGGTGACCCGGTTGATTTCCCGCAGACTGGTTTCGCCGGCCAACAGCTTTTCAACGGCCGCCTCCCGCAGGAAGATCGTGCCCTGCTGCCGGGCCGCCTGCTTCAGGCGTGCCACGGTGGCACGGTTGATGATCAGGTCGCGGATCATATCGTTGCACTCCAGCAGTTCCACAATGGCGGAACGCCCCAGGTAGCCGGTACCGTTGCAGGTCTCGCAGCCGTGTGGTTCGTACAGGACCGCCTCACCGCACTGCTCCGGCGAAATTCCCGCATCCTGCAACTCCTCCGGTTTCGGCCGCACTGGTCGGCGGCATTTCCGGCAGAGCCGCCGCACCAGGCGCTGGGCCAGGATGCAGTTGAGGGAGGAAACGAAGTTATAGGGATCGATCCCCATGTGGGCGAACCGTCCGATCACGTCCAGGGCGTTGTTGGCATGGACCGTGGTAAAGACCAGGTGTCCGGTCAAGGCGGATTGCACCGCGATCATGGCGGTTTCCGCATCGCGGATCTCTCCCACCATGATCGTGTCCGGATCGTGGCGCAGGATGGAGCGCAGCCCCCGCGCAAAGGTGAGCCCTTTCTTCTCGTTTACCGGAATCTGCAGCACCCCCGGCACCAGATACTCCACCGGGTCCTCGATGGTGATGATTTTTTCCTCGCCGCTGTGGATTTCGGTCAGGGCGGCGTAGAGGGTGGTGGTCTTGCCCGAACCGGTGGGGCCGGTCACCAGCACCATGCCGTAGGGCTCGCGAATCTTGCGCCGGATACGGGGCAGCTCCCGCGGGCTGATGCCCAGGTATTCCAGCGAAAGCCCCTTCATCTCGCTGGCGATGCTTTCCTTGTCCAGAATCCTGATCACTGCGTCCTCGCCATAGACGCTGGGCATGATCGAGATGCGGAAATCGATGGACTTGTCCCGGAAACGAACCTTGAAGCGGCCGTCCTGGGGCACCCGTCGCTCGGAGATATCAAGCTCGCTCATGACCTTGAGCCGTGAGATGACCGGCGACTGGAACTGCCGATCGATCGGTTCGTTGGCCTGGAACAGCACGCCGTCGATCCGGTACTTGATCATCACCCCCTGGACGCCGGTCTCGATATGGATGTCGCTGGCCCGTCGTCCCAGGGCATCCAGCAGGGTGCTGTTGACCAGCTTGATGATCGGGCTGGTGTCCGTGGTGGCCAGGGATTCGGCGGAAAGGGTTTCCTCCCCCTTGTCCGTTTCCCGCACCAGGTGCAGCATGAAATCGTCGGTAACGTCCCGCAGCACCCGGCGGGTCCCCTCGCCGGCCTTGAGCAGAGAGGCAATGTCAGACTCGCTGGCCACCCGCAGCAGCAGCGGACAGCCCAGGAGCATTTCAAGCTCGTCGAAGCGCAGCACGTCGGTGGGGTCGGCAACGGCAATGACCAGGCAGTCCTGCCGGTACTCCAGCGGAATGAAGCGGTAGCGGTAGATGACATCGGCCGGAAGGGTTGCCAGCAACGCCTCGTCGATGCGGTGGTCCCCCAGATCAACCCACATAAGCCCGTTCTGCTCCGCCAGGGCCTGGGACAGCTCAACCTCCCCCAGCAGGCCGGCGGAGATGCAGAGCTCGCCGAAGCGCATCCCCGGTACCGGCAGCATGGCAACCATGGACGCAAGCTGCTCCGGGGTGAGCGCTCCCCGTTCCACCAGTATCTGACCGATCCTGCGGTGAGCCATGACGCCCCCTACCCCACGGTGCCGGCGATCTTGAAGATCGGCAGGTACATGGCGATGATGATTCCTCCCACCACGGCCCCCATCAGGATCATGATGGCCGGTTCCACGGCCGTGGTCAAAAGCCGCAGGCGCTCTTCCACTTCGCTCTCCAGGTAGTCGGCGATATCGGTGAACAACTCCTCAAGGGCTCCGGTGGCCTCTCCCACGCCCAGCATGCGCAACGCCAGAAGCGGCATGATCCGACTCCGCTCCAGGGCGGCGGCCAGCGTGCTTCCTTCCTCCACCAACCGCACCGTCTCAAGCAGCCGGGCCTCCATGAAACGGTTGTGCAGGGTACCCGCGGCGTTCCTGAGGGATTCCACCAGCGGAATGCCGCTGCCCAGCAGCGTGCCCATGGTCCGGGAGAATGCGGAGACGGCATGGCTGCGCACCAGCTCTCCCACCAGCGGTATGCGCAGCTTCCAG
The window above is part of the Trichlorobacter ammonificans genome. Proteins encoded here:
- a CDS encoding IS481 family transposase — translated: MTTAEKVSRRKLSLLELAADLSNVSKACKLMGYSRQQFYEIRRNYQTYGSAGLVDRMPGARGPHPNRVDESVEQEILEHCLAHPGHGPLRVANELALKGTQVSSGGVRGVWSRHNLLTKQERMLRLEKSVREQAFELSDEQIRALERFSPEFRERHIETSHTGDLVAVDTFFVGTLKGVGKVYLQSVIDCYSRYAWGKLYTNKLPVTAVHVLNEDVLPFFEEHDARISTILSDNGREFCGRPDNHPYELFLQLEEIEHRTTKVRRPQSNGFVERLHRTLLDEHFRVMGRTKWYESLDEMQTDLDTYLKTYNYDRPHQGRNMLGRTPYTVFIDGLPKNDDSDTEDYKLAA
- a CDS encoding sensor domain-containing protein; this translates as MTPDTSAVLHHAHLEAIFHPIATGVIWFNRQGAITSFNRATLDIFGYDAEELAKMNVAALLSMGDPAEPEASFDSLISFDDGMSSHRVRDLVGRRKDGGIYHLDLLVSEFRLGDTSLFMGIMHDTSELKMSERELGLASKVFENMSEAVVVTDADNNYLSVNPAFSRITGYTQEEVIGKNPRIMSSGRHDAEFYRQMWEAIRTNGYWQGEIWNRRKNSEIYPKWLSIVAVRDAGDQVQNYIAVSSDISERKAADERIHFMAHYDALTGLPNRILLHDRLLQAILYAKRQQTKVAILFLDLDRFKTINDTLGHSVGDLLLQAVAERLKTCVRNSDTIARLGGDEFIVVIPDLRDADHAGKIAQKILNSIAAHFMIRDMELHTTASIGISLFPEDGTANEELISNADVAMYRAKDNGKNNYQFFTPVMNTSSYERLTIENKLRRALEREEFILYYQPQVNVVTGRIIGAEALVRWQNPEIGLVPPDMFISLAEENGMIVPIGEWVLREACRQNSLWQRQGGTPISVAVNLSAMQFHQKNLTTLVARVLEETELQPCWLELEITETGIMKNAEAITTLNALKQMGIKLSIDDFGTGYSSLSHLKKFPLDKLKIDKSFVHDVTTNQDDTAIVSAIIGMARSLNLQVIAEGVETREQRDFLAANGCCEMQGYLFSKPVPAREFEHFVTTGEYRHP
- the pilM gene encoding type IV pilus biogenesis protein PilM, translated to MALSLFSGRITGLSIGRDGAGAAVLRRGRGLPLLDRAAFAPLPPGSLQLSWNEPHLSDPSAFVQCLATVRRSLPTSAGRTVLSLPDAGGRILLLDFDETWKDRDEAVEMILWRLRKNLPGDPPELHLDFQVLQRKEGGAVRLLVAFAVRRVVEQYEHLAREAGFLPVRVELHQLSLIRAFASHIEPEGATTLVLWHGETLTVIMLHNGIPVFWRSRFLPADRGGGTPERELHGSWEAYRRQWPGQRTARLYVVTDANASEPGWLTEVAALCEQQPIRLDSSDLYRRSPGVPVVGLPRERMNGAIAAAVGAL
- a CDS encoding GspE/PulE family protein; translation: MAHRRIGQILVERGALTPEQLASMVAMLPVPGMRFGELCISAGLLGEVELSQALAEQNGLMWVDLGDHRIDEALLATLPADVIYRYRFIPLEYRQDCLVIAVADPTDVLRFDELEMLLGCPLLLRVASESDIASLLKAGEGTRRVLRDVTDDFMLHLVRETDKGEETLSAESLATTDTSPIIKLVNSTLLDALGRRASDIHIETGVQGVMIKYRIDGVLFQANEPIDRQFQSPVISRLKVMSELDISERRVPQDGRFKVRFRDKSIDFRISIMPSVYGEDAVIRILDKESIASEMKGLSLEYLGISPRELPRIRRKIREPYGMVLVTGPTGSGKTTTLYAALTEIHSGEEKIITIEDPVEYLVPGVLQIPVNEKKGLTFARGLRSILRHDPDTIMVGEIRDAETAMIAVQSALTGHLVFTTVHANNALDVIGRFAHMGIDPYNFVSSLNCILAQRLVRRLCRKCRRPVRPKPEELQDAGISPEQCGEAVLYEPHGCETCNGTGYLGRSAIVELLECNDMIRDLIINRATVARLKQAARQQGTIFLREAAVEKLLAGETSLREINRVTFVE
- the pilO gene encoding type 4a pilus biogenesis protein PilO, which codes for MSASRLVTLVREYRRMLLWLLLLGSVSVAVWGYLLGPQRQQREQVQERWSEKRRQLHELGRGDGADRQQRARQRLDSLLATIPTRNEFPRVLGHVTDVAAVHGATVSTLTYRPLPPAIEGMAGYALSVGITGSYEAVKPVLAELQNLNALAYVETASLVNPDPRTERLSLEVRMVLHLRPEVPP
- a CDS encoding PilN domain-containing protein; this encodes MIRIDLNLRTGPWYDRRFCAAALATAMVSLLLLTVAGVVMLVAGSDELRRLREETDALDRQLAAARAALPEAELLRQRRRVEAINALVDRHHGQVWVRRLDELERLVPERVALTALMPDNEGKRLSLQGRAGGFGDLQRLLESLSGATLLAEPMLVGHSAAAPAEQTGLVQFNVSVRLVSP